The genomic DNA GGCGGGACGGGCCCGGCGCGAGGCCTCCGCCCAGGAGGCGCTGCGCGAGGGACCCGAGGCGTTCGTGCGCACGATGCTGCCCCGGCTGGTGGCGGCGGGTCCCGAGTCGGACGTGGGCCAAGAGGTGGCGGCGTTGATCCGGGCCGCGTCGCCCGAGGGCCTCGCGGCGGCCCAGCGCGGCATGGCGCTGCGCCCCGACAGCAAGGACATCCTCGCGCGCTACGCCGGCCCCGCCCTCATCGTGGTGGGCGAGAAGGACGCCATCACCCCGGTGGACAAGGCCCGGCAGATGGCGGACCTCATCTCCGGCGCCCGGCTGGAAATCATCCCGGACGCGGCACACCTGCCCAATCAGGAACAGCCCGACGCCTTCAACGCCGTGCTGGACCGGTTCCTCTCCGGGCTGTGACGGGACGCCTCCCCGGACTCACGGCGCGCAGGTGACGAGGGTGTTGCTCATGGTGCACGCGCCACACGTCTTGACCTGCACCAGCATGCCCATGCGGCACTCGAGCACGCCCTTGCCATCCGCCGTGCACAGGCCCCGGCCCTCGGCGCTCGCCGCGCAGGCATCGCCGCTGGCGTTGCCCCGCATGTCACAGCTCACCGAGCCCGAGGACTCCTCGCATCCCGAGGCCCCCCGGCACGGCACCGCGCGCCAGACCGAGTCCCGGCATTCGAGGGCCTCCTTGTCGGAGGAACAGGTATAGGAAGAGCCCTTGCAGGCCTCGCCCGCGTTGACGCCACAGGCGGACATCAGGAGGGAGCCGAGCAACGAGAACAGGACGCGGGAGCGGGTCATCACGGCGCGCGACGATTCCAGGCGCCGCGAGCCCGGTCAACCCGCGTCAATCGCCCAAGGTCTCTCTGAAGAACCTGCGGAAGTTTCCCCCGAGCACCCGCTCCACCCGCGCCTCCGGGTGGCGGCGCAGCAGCGCCTCGGTGAGCTTGGGCAGATCCGTCACGTCCTGGAAGCCCCTGGGCAGGGCGACCATGCCGTCATAGTCCGAGCCAATGCCCACCGCCTCCTCCCCCATCACCCCCAGGGCATGCTCGATATGGCGCACGACGTCGTCGATGGCGTCTCCGCCCAGGTACACGGGCGCGAGGATGATGCCCGCCACCCCACCCCGCTCGGCGATGCGGCGCAGCACCTCGTCCGTCAGGTTGCGCCAACCGCCCCCTTCCGCCCGGACTCCCGTATGCGAGGAGAAGTAGCGGGCCGTGGGGTGCGCGAGGATGTCCTCCAGCGTGCGCTCGGAGGCATGCGCCAGGTCCACGCTCATGCCCACGCGGGTCATCTCCTCGAGCACGGACCGGCCCAGGGGAGACAAGGGCCGGTTGCCCATCATCGGGAAGGACGAGCCCCCCGCCTCGTTGTTGGACAGGTGCGTGAGTCCCATGAACCGCACGCCCCGGGCGTGCAGCTCCGCCACGCGCTCCACCCGGCCCTCGATGGCATGCGCGCCCTCGACCCCGAGCACCGCGGACAGCCGGCCCTCGGCGAGGTTCTCCTCCAGCGCCCGCCCCGAGGACGTGATGCGCACCCGCCCCTCGGAGCGGCGGCAGAACTCCTCCAACCGGTCGATCTGCCACAGGGCACGGGTCCACTCGTTGGCACGGGCCTCCGGGGGCCAGCCCCGCATCGTGGCGAAGGCCTCGAAGCCGTCGACGACGGGAAACCCCCGGGTGACCAGGGTGAAGCACTGCAACTTCATCCCCGCCTCGAACAGCCGGGGAAAGTCCACGTGCCCCTCGTCGGAGCGCGCGCACAGGTCCCGGTTCCACATCAGGGAGTCCGCATGCGAATCCGCGATGCACCAGCGCCGATGGAGTTCGAGCACGTCCCGGGAGGTCGGAGGCATGGCCGCAGTGTCCGCCGTCCCGGGTCCCCGCTCAAGAAACACCACGGCCCCCGCCCGGAGGCGGAGGCCGTGTCACCCTTCATCGCGTGAGGGGTGTTACTTCACCATGTCGTTGTGCTGGGCGCTCGTCTTGGTCACCTCGACGCTGCGGAGCATCCGCACACCATTCTGGTCCAGCTGGTACGAGGCACGCACCTCGTCACCGGCCTTCAGGCTCGACAGGGACATGGCCTGCTTGTCATGCATCACCTGCACCTGCGGATCCGCCTTGAAGCTCATCACGCGGTTGTCCTGGTTGGGGATGATGAGCGTGATGTCACTGCTGGAGGCGGACTTGATGGTGCCCTTCACCTCCTCCGTCTTGGCGGCCACCATGCCGCTGCCGCCCGTGGCCTCGCGCTGCTCGTCGATGCGCTTGTTCTCCGCCTCGGCCAGGTCACGCTGCTCGTCGATCAGATCCTGACGGGCCTCGTTCACGTCCTCCTGACCCTCCTGGCGCGCCTCGGCCACTTCCTGCGAGGTGTCCTGGCGGGCCTCGGCCACGTCCTGGTTCATCTGCTGCTGTTCCTGCGCCACGTCGCGCTGCGCCTCGGCCACACTCTCCCGCTGGCGCTCCACGTTGCTCTTGCAACCCGCCGCCAGACCCAGACTCGCGACCGCCATCGCCGCCACCATGAGCTTACGCATTGTGTTGCTCCTCTCGGTTGAGTTCGACATCCAGAGTTGAGCGCGGGGCCAGTCCCCGCGTGTGGCAGGAAACTGTGAGCCGGGCACCTGGATGAACAGACTTGCGAGATGAAGCGGACGTGCGCAGGGGTGCTTCCGCCCTGGAGCGCTCGCCTGGCTGCCTGCTCGAAAAGCCCCTCGGGGCCCTCGGAAGACACGGCTGGGACGGTGACTACCTGCCGCTGTCGGGAGCGCCCCCATCAGGAGTTCCGCTGTCCGGCGTGCCGCCGTCGACCGGGTTCGCGACGTCGTCGCAGAAGGGCGCGCCACCCCGGGCCCAACGGTCGAGGATCGCCCGTTGTTCCTCGGTGGGCTGGACGTCGTAGTACGAGGGCGGCATGGAAGGCAGCTCGAAGGCGCGCGCCTGGATGCGCGAGGCCCTGTCCTTGGCCCCGGCTACCGCGCCCACGGTCTCGTACCGGTCGAGCCGGAAGTCCGTCTTGCCGCTGCCATCCGTCACCTCGCCATGGCACGAGTCCACACAGCTCGCGGCGAGAATGGGCTGGACGTCCTTGCACCAGGTGGGCACGGGCCCGTCCTCGGTGGGAGTGACCCCGGGCGGCTGGAGCAGTTCGCAGGTGCGTCCCTCGCCCGGACGGGCCGCGACACAGCTATGCGAGGAAGGACAGTCCGCCGCGGCGGCGCAGGACTTGCCCGTGAAATCGGGCGCGTCGATGGTGCAGCCCGTGGTCAGGGCGGCGCACAGGCCCAGGAGACTCGAGAGGACGCGATTCATGGAGGGAATCCTCACGGCGTGCCGCCGTCGTCGGAGCACTCCGGTGTCCCGGCGGCGATCCAACGGAGGACGAGGCTTTGTTCCGCCGCCGAGAAGTACGGGGGCGCGGGAGGCATGCTCCGCTGGTCCACGCCCCGGAACTTGATGCGATCGGCCTTGTCCTTGGCTCCGGCCACCGCGCCGACGGTTTCATACCGGTCGAGCCGGAAGTCCGTCTTGCCGCTGCCCGTCGTCACCTCGCCATGGCACGAGGACACGCAGTTCTTGGCCATCAGGGGCTGGATGTCATCGCACCAGGTGGGCGCGGGCCCGGCGTCGGGGGTGCCCGCGTCGGAGTTGCCCGCGGAGGTGTCCGGCGGGGGGTAGATCAGCTCGCAGACGCCCGCCTCCGCGGAGACCGTGACACAGCGGTGGGTCGACGGACAGTCGGTGTTGACCGCGCAGGGGCTGGCCGTCCCGCCAGTCTCGGCGACGAGGCACCCGGCCCCGCCCAGGACGGCGGAGACGAGCACCCAGGGTTTCAGAGCGACGCGCATGGTGGGGGGAGTCTCAGAAGTGGAAGGTGAGGCTGGCCTTCTCGGCCGCCGGTTCGGGCAACAGCTCCAGCACGATCCCATAGAGGAGCGTCGCCCCGGCCACGCCATAGAGCACGTTCGCGGTGGCGGCGTTGGCGCGGGCCCGGTCGAACGCCACGCTGGACGCGCTCGCCGAGGACAGGCTCCGGGCGCGCGTCGACTCCTCCCGCGCGAGGAGCCCGAATCCCGCCCCTCCGAGGAACAACAACCCCCCCGCGACGAAGGCATAGCGGTGGCCATACAGGCCGGAGGGAGCCCGCGCCGGGGCATCCGTGGTGGCGGAGGGCTCGGCGGCGGCGGCCGGCAGCCCCAGCGAGAGCACCAGGGAGGCGGCCAGGAGCCTGCTTCGGAAGGGAGACATGGCGCGCGAGTATAGCCAAGGCGGGACGAAAGGAAGGGGCCCGGCTGCGCGTTGACAGCCGAGGACCGCGCCTGTAGGTCGGGACGCCCAAGCAACCAGGAGCACACCGAGCCGTGACGATCTGGGTCAACGGACAAGCCCGCGAGGTCCCCGAGGGGATGACCCTGGCGGCGCTGCTCGCCTCATTGGAGGTGGGTGGCCCGGGGGTGGCGGTGGAAGTGAACGCGGAGGTGGTGCGCCGGGCGCGCCACGCCGAGCACGCGCTGTCGCCTCAGGACCGCGTGGAGATCGTCACCTTCGTCGGTGGCGGGTAAGGAACCAAGGCCATGAGCATTCAGGACAAGCCCCTCGTCATCGCGGGGGTCACCTTCCAGTCGCGCCTCATCGTGGGCACCGGCAAGTACCCGAGCCACGAGGTGATGAAGCAGTGCCACGAGGCCTCGGGCTCGGAGATGGTGACGGTGGCGGTGCGCCGGTTGGACCTCGCCGCCAAGGGCGAGGCGTCGTTGATGAACTGGATCGACCGCTCGCGCATGCGGCTGCTGCCCAACACGGCGCTCTGCTACACGGCGGAGGACGCCATCCGCACGTGCCGGCTCGCCGAGGAGCTGGGCATGAGCAAGTGGGTGAAGCTCGAGGTGCTCGGCGACGAGAAGACGCTCTACCCGGACGTGGAGGAGACCGTGAAGGCGGCGCGCGTCCTGGTGAAGGAGGGCTTCACGGTGCTGCCCTATACGTCGGATGACCCCATCACCGCGCGCAAGCTGGAGGACGCGGGGTGCGCGGCGGTGATGCCGCTGGGGGCACCCATCGGCTCGGGACTGGGCATCCGCAACCCGCACAACATTCGCCTCATCCGCGAGGTGGTGAAGGTGCCGGTCATCGTGGACGCGGGCGTGGGCTCGGCGTCGGACGCGGCCATCGCCATGGAGCTGGGCGTGGACGCGGTGCTGATGAACACGGCCATCGCGGGCGCGAAGGATCCGGTGCGCATGGCGCGGGCGATGAAGCTCGCCGTGGAGGCGGGACGCGAGTCCTTCCTGGCCGGCCGGATTCCGCGCAAGGCGTACGCCTCGGCATCGAGCCCCCTCGAGGGGCTGGTCGAGTAGTGATTCCGCGACTGGTGGTCATCACCGACTGGCGCCTGCCCCGGGAGCGGCTGTTGACCGCGCTGGAGCGGGCGCTGGAGGTGGGACCCGAGGTCGCGGTGCAGCACCGTCACCCCGAGGCCCCGGTGCGCCAGTTCCTGGAGGAGGCCCGGGTGCTCGCCGGGCTGTGCCGGGCCCGGGGCAACTCCCTGTTCATCAATGGCCGGCTGGACGTGGCGCTGCTCGTGGGAGCGCACCTGCACCTGCCCGCGGGGGGCCTGACGCCCGGGGACGTACGGCCGCACCTGCCCGAGGGACGGCTCGTGAGCGTGGCCGTGCACGACGAAGCGGAGGCTCGGGCGGCCTGGGGCGCGGACCTGGCGCTGGTGAGCCCGGTTTTTTCACCGGGCTCCAAGCCAGGAGACACCCGGCCCACGCTCGGTCCCGAGGGATTCCAGAAGCTGGCGGCACTCCTGCCCTGCCCCGCCCTGGCGCTCGGAGGGATTACGCCCGAGAGCGCGTCCCGGCTTCACGGAGCCAGGGGTTTCGCGGTCATTTCGGCGGTGCTGGAGGCGGAAGACCCCGCTGCTGCGGCGAGAACCTTGAGCCACATCCAAGGATGAACCACTGATCAGAAGAGCAATGACTTCCACTCCAATGGGACATCCCACCGCTGGAGGTAGTCCGCCCGATCTTCAGCGCTGAGTCGTTGCCAGAATGGATCCCAGGCATGGCGCATCCAATATTCGCCATTGCCCTGCCGCCACCCTGATGTGACGGGGCTGTATCCAGGAAACGCCCGCCAGGGAGGCGGCACCTCTCCGATCTGATTGAGCCTTTTCGTTTCAGCGAGAAAGACCTCGTTCAATCCTATCAACGAAACATGGAGCACAAACTCACTCCAGGACTTGGATAGAACAAGTAATCGAGCTTCGGTTCCACTCCCATGTTCATCGCAGTGCGGAATCCGTTCAACGGACGTGTCTTTACGAAAAAACCCAAACAACCCTATATCCCCACGAGAGGAAAGAAATCTCGTGGCCGGAACCGAACAAACACAACACACCGAAGGAAATGACAACAAATGGCGCGTACGCCATTTCTCCAGCCCAGACAGGTCGAGGAAGAAATCGACCTGTCTCAACGTAGGATAACCCAAATAGGCGAGACTATCGCTCGCATTGAGAGAAACATCCACGGGATGGGCGGCCTTCTTCATCCCGAAAACACGCCGAATCGTTCTTCGCGGATACATGGCTTTCGTGGCTGATTCGTTAGTTTTCATCAATAAAATCAGCCAACCAATCCGCACCCAGATAGCCCGCTGTTCCGAAAATCAAAGCTCCCCCGACGCCGAAGAGGATGGCACCAGGGCCTGTCTCAATGCCGACCAAGGTCCCCGCTCCGAAGCCAATTTTCGAACCAGCGACCGCGGCAGCCCAGCCACCGACTTGCCGGACTCCTTCAGCCGTGATTGGTTTGATAGACTTCCGGTCGATAGACTTCGCGGTGGCCTTGCTCACATCGTACACCGTGAAGGCCATTCCGACGACCTGAACGGCACGCGCACTGCGTGTCAGCAACATCGCGTTCGAGGACTTGACCGCCGAAGCAGGTACGGCGCCCTCTATCAGAACCTCGCCTTCGATAGCTCTGATGACATCCTTCAGCTTATCGACTCGTGGCTTGAGACTGGGATCGTTCTTCACCAATTGATCAAGGTCAGCACAAATCGCCTCCGTGGAGTGGATCTTCGCCCCTGCCGCTTGCGCCTTGTTGACATCGATATAGACAGGACGTCCCTTGATGTTGGGTGCACCACCAGGCCGTGTGCTCGCCGAAAGATACCTGCTTTGATTTTGGCCTAACGCATGCTGACCCAGCGAGTATGGAGCCAACGGATTGGGTGGCTTCATTCCGAATATCTCTGGATGAGACAACATATACTGCGCTTGGCTTGCTCCAGGAAACTCCAACACCTTTCGAACAACTTTCGCCGAAGGCAAAACCTCGTCCGCCAAGACAAAGAAGAACGCACGCCAGGGATTACCATCGATGAAATCATTCCCAGGGATTTGTCGGCTTGAACTGCCTTGGCCTACGGTCTCAATCGCTGGAACGATGACCTTGTCGCCGAGCATCAACCATCCGTGACGGGGATGCCCAGCGGGGAAACGATTCATGATGTGGGTGTTGCGCTGTTGCAGTGAATCCAGCGGGACTCGGTAATGCTGGGCAATGAGCCACAAGGAACTCAAGCCATCTCTGTCATTGACCGTATGTGGATTGGGCATGGCTCCCCCCATCAAGGATTCACTGCTTCGCTCTCACGCCAGGGCGTGGAACACCTTCTGCACGTCTTCGTCCTGCTCGAGCGCGTCCACGACCTCGAGGACTTCCTGGGCCTTGTCCTCGGGCAGTTCCACCGGGTTGAGCGCGATGTACTCGGACTCCGAGGACAACACCGCCAATCCCCGCTCCTCCAGCACGTGCTGCATCCGGCCGAAGTCGTTGAAGGCACAGCGGATGATGAGTTGCTTCTCGCCCTTCTCTCCCGTCCCCTCGCCCATCTCCTCCAGCCCGTGGTCGATGAGGTCCAGTTCCAGCGCCTCTTGATCGATCCCCTCGGGGTTCAGGCGGAACACGCCCATGTGCTTGAACAGGAAGCCCACGCTGCCCGTGTTCCCCATGTTCCCGCCGCCGTCCTTGAAGTGCATGCGGACGTTGGCCACGGTGCGCACCACGTTGTCCGTGGCCGTCTCCACCATGATGGGGATGCCGTGGGGGCCGTAGCCCTCGTAGATCACCACGTCGTAGCTCTTGGTGTCCTGGCCGCTCGCGCGCTTGATGGCCGCCTCGACCTTGTCCTTCGGCATGTTGCCGGCGCGCGCGTTCTGCAACGCCCGGCGCAGGGCCGGGTTGCTGTCCGGGCTGGTTCCGCCGGCCTTCACCGCGATGGCGATGTCCTTGCTGATCCGCGTGAACAGCTTCGCCATCTTGTTCCAGCGGGCGAACATCGTCGTCTTGCGAGTCTCGAAAATGCGTCCCATGGCGGCGAAGAATGCCGCGCCCTCTCGCCAAGGGCCAGCGAGTATGCTCTCCCGCCGTGAGCCTCCCCCCTTCGGACCTGCGGCCCCTGGCGCTCGGCGAAATCGTCGACCGCGCGGCCACCTTCTGGCGCCAGCACTTCCGCCCCCTCCTCATCCTCAGCATGGGCTTCAACCTGCTGACCTACATCCTCAGCAAGGTCCTCCAACTGACACTCCAGGGCAGTCCCCTGATCCAGGCCTCCCAGGGCGGCGGGGGAGACCTGGCCGAGCTGGGTGCCGCCGTCTTCCGGCTCATGCTCACCATGGGCGGGGTGCTGCTCGGCTCGCTCTGGCTCTACTACCTGAACACGCTCGTGGTGGCCCGGTACGTGGTGCCCACCCAGCTCGGTGACACGGTGCGGCTGGGGGACTGTGTCCAGCGGGCCTTGAAGCGTCTGGGCACGTTCACCGGGGCGTACCTGTTGTCGCTCGGCTGGGGGGTGGGCACGCTCCTGCTCCTGTCCGTGCCGGGCGGTCTGCTCGTGGGCGTGGGCGCGCTGCTGGTGGCCCGGCCAGATGGAGCCTCGCTCCGGATCGTGGGCCTATCCCTGATCGCCATCGGGTCCATCCTCCTGGGCCTCGGCATGCTCGGCGCGCTGCTGTGGTACCTGCTGCGCTTCTGCCTGCTCGGGTCGGTGGTCGCCATGGAGGACGCCTCGGCGTGGCGGTCCTTCCGGCGCTCGGGGGCGTTGCTCTCGGGCCGGGTGGAGCCGGGCTTCACCGGCCGCGTGCCCGTGCGCGCCATGATCCTCGTCACCGTGGTGTCCATCATCCTGATCGCCGTGAGCATCCTGTGTGGCCTGCCCGCGCTGATCCTCCAGTTGATCTACCGCAACCCCGACAACCCGGCCGTCTCGCTCGCGCCCCAGTCCCTCCTTATCCCCGCCGAGCTGCTTCAAGTGATGGGGCAGGCCGTGTTCAACCCCCTGGGCCTCGTCGTGTACGCGACGCTCTACCTGGACATGCGCGTGCGCCGCGAGGGGTTGGATCTGGAGCGCCGTCTGGACGCGGCCTCATGATGGTGTCCGGCCTCGCGTTGCTGTGGCTCACCACCGCCCTGCCCTGCCAGGACGCCGCGAGCGAGTTGCAGCGGCTCTCGGAAGTGGCCGCGCGGGATCCGGAGGCCCTGGAGGCCGCCCTCGCGGAGACGGCGACGCGATGGGAGGGGCTGCCTCTCGGGAATCTGGAGACGGCGCGCCAGCGCATCCACGGCGTCTGTGCCTCGCTCGACGCGGCTCCCGACGCGACAACGCCCCCACGCGCCACCGACCGCGCCCGGCTCGAGGACATCCTCTCGCGGCCCGAGTTCGCCCACGCCCGGCAACGGCAGGGCGATGTGCTCGATCGGCTCCTGCGGTGGGTGAAGGACTGGCTCGAGGAACTGCTACAAACGAGAGGCGCGCAGAGCTTCGCGACGAGCACGCGACTGATCGTGCTGGTGTTGGGCTTCGCGGTGGTGCTCCTGGTGCTGTCGCGCCTGCGCCACTGGAAGCGCTCGCCCACGCGGCGGCGGGAGCCCGCGGAGGCGGGACGGACGGAGGAAAAGCTCGATTCGCCCGGGGAGCACCTGGCGCGCGCGCGCGCGGCCCTGGCGGCCCAACCGCGCACGGCCATCCGCGAGGGACTGCTCGCCCTGCTGTCCTCGCTGGAGTCCCGGCGGTTCGCGAGACCGGATCGCGTGCGGACGAACCGCGAGCTGGTGGAGGAGCTGCCCGAGCGGGGCGCTCCCGCGCAGCTCACGGGCGAGGTGGAGCGGTTGGTGCGCTGGTACGACCGGGCCTTCTATTCGCTCGAGCCCGTGCCCGAGTCGGAAGCGGCGCGCTTCGTGAATGAGGTGGAGCGGCTGCACCAGGGGCTCGCGGGAGGCGCGGCATGAAGAACGCGCGGCTGGTGGCCCTCTACGCCGTGCTGGTGACGGTGGCGCTCGCGCTGGGGCTCGCGGCGAATCAAGGCCAGCCCCCCTCCTCGCTGCCGTCGGTGGACAACCCGGGCCCCCTGGGCCTGCGCGCGCTGTACCTGTACCTCCAGGAATCGGGCGCGCCGGTGTCCGAGCTTCGCGAGTCCTTCGACGCCCAGGCGCTCTCCAGTGGCGCGCGGACGGTGGTGATGGCCGCGCCCCAATCGAGGCCCGTGACGGACGAGGAGGCCAAGGCGCTGCGGACCTGGGTGTCCCAGGGCGGCACGCTCGTCTACCTCGCGTCGCGAGAGGCCCGCTCCCGGCCCCGGGCCCTGGACGACTGGCTCCAGTTGTCGGACGGGCCGGTGCTCCCCTCGAGCGCCGACGGGCTGCCGCCCGGGGAGAAGGATCTCACGGGAACGACGGTGCGCGTCTGGGGCCGGGTGGGCACGGCTCGGGAGCTGGAACGGCTGCGCGTGGCGCTGGATCGCGGGCTCGTGGTGGGACGGAGCGATGCGGTACCGCTCGCGGGGGCCCAGGGCATCGCGGTGGTGTGGCGGGTGCCCGAGGGCAAGGGCGAGGTGTACGTGCTGGCGGGCACCGACCTGGGAGAGAACCGGCGGATCGAAATGCTCGACAACCCGCGCTTCTGGGACGGACTGGCCGCGCGCGGGCCGCTCGCCTTCGACGAGTTCCACCACGGAGTGGCACCCACGCGAGAGCCGCCCTCGGCCCGGGCCTTGTGGATCTTCGTGGCGCAGGCCCTGGTGGTGGGCCTCTTCTACGTGGCGTCCCGGGGGACGCGCTTCGGCCCGCCCCGGCCCCTGCTGGTGGAGAAGCACCGCTCGTCGCTCGAGTACGTGCGCTCCCTGGGGTGGCTCGCCCGGCGCGCGAAGGTGGAGCGGGAGTTGGTGGAGGAATTGGCGCGCCAGACGCGGCGGTGCATGCACGAGCGGCTGGGCATCTCCCCCGCCCTGCCCGAGGACGAGGCCGCGCGGCTCCTGGAGCGCTCGAGTGGTCTGCCCGCGGCGGACTATCTGGCCTCGCGGGAAGACCTGGTGCGAACCCTGGAGCAGCGCCACATCCGCCCCGGAGACTACGCGCGGCTGGTGCGCCAGCACGCGCGCATCGAGGCGGTGATCACGGGCCGGATGGAGCGTCCCGGCCCGCGCGACGCCTAGTTCTTGGCCTCGGCCTCGAACAGGCCCGCGGCCCGCTGCAACCGGAGCGCGGCGAGCGACGTCTGCAGCCGCTCGGAGATGGCGCTCACCTCGGCGCTCGTGAGCGCGGAGTTGGAGTCCGCCACCTCCAGGTACGTGCCCACGCCCGCCTTGAAGCTGATCTCCGTGAGGCGCTGCGTCTCGCGGGCGAGGGCCAGGGCCTCCTCGGCCTTGGCCAGGTTGGAGCGCGCGTTGTCGTAGTCCAGCCGCGCGGTGGCGACCTCCTGCGACACCTTGGTCTCCACCTGTTTCTGCTGGGCGGAGGCCTCGGCCACGCGGGCGGACTCCTCGCGCAGGCTCACCTCGCGCAGGCCTCCGTCCCAGAGCGTCCACGAGCCGTTGAGCGTCAGCGTCCAGGTGCTCGCCTGTCCCGCGAAGCCCGCGGCGTTGGTCGTCCGGTAGACGCCAGCGAAGTTCACCGACGGCGCGTAGGAGAACCACACGCCCTGCCGGCGTCCCACCGCGAGATCCAGGTTGCGGCGCGCGGCGAGCACGTCCGGACGCGAGTCCTGCGCCTTGCGGGCGAGGTCCTCGTCCTTGGCGGGCACCTCGGGCACGGGGGGCAGTTGCAGGGTGAAATCCACCGAGTCGCGCTGCAGCAGCGTGGCGAGCGCGAGCCGGGCCGAGTCATACGAGTTGCGCGCACGCACCAGGTCCTGCTCGGCGCGGGTGCGGTCCAACTGCGCGCGCAGCAGGGCCACGCGGGTGACGGTGCCCGCGTCGAAGCGCAACTGGGTGTCCTTCTCGCGCGCCTGGTTGACCTCCAGGAGGAACTGCGTGGCGCGGATGGCCTCCTGGAGCGACGCGGCGCTGAAATAGGCCTGGGCCACGCCGAAGAGCACTTCCCGGCGGGTGTACTCCGTGTTGAGCGTGGCCACTTCCTGGGAGATGCCCGCGTTGCGGATGGCCGGCCACAGCGACGGGGCGATGATGGCCTGACGCACTTCGGCCTGGGCCGCGAGCGAGTTGTACGGCTGGATGACCACTTCCGGGCCTCCGCCGGGCAACGCCAGCACGGCCTCCGCCGAGTTGCGGGTGTAGCTGCCGCCGATGGCCACGGTGGGCAGGTACGCGGCCCACGCGCGGCGGGACAGCAACAGCGACTGGTCCAACCGCGCCCGGGCCACCTTGAGGTCCAGGTTCGTGCGACGCGCCTCCTCCAGCGCGTCTTGAAGCGTGAGCACCGGCGACGCGGCGCTCACGGACAGCGTTACTGCGAGCAGGGCGATCATGCCGCCTCCTTGTCATGCGCCGGGCGCAGCTCGGTGAGCGTGTCACCGCCGTAGGCCCGGGCCACCTCGGCCTCACCCGTCTCCTCGGGCGAGCGCTTGGAGCCAAACTTGCGCTTGAACCACGCCGACGCGTCATCGAGCAAGGAATACGCCACGGGCGTCACCAGCAGCGTGAGCGCCAGCGACAGCGTCTGGCCACCCACCACCACGCCGGCGGTGGCCTGGTTGAAGCTCGCGCCGACACCCTTGGAGAACAGCAGCGGAATCATGCCGGCCACGAAGGACAGCGTGGTCATCAGGATGGGCCGCAACCGGTCCTTGCTTCCGTGGATGATGGCCTCGAGCCGTGGCTGGCCCTCGGCGCGCAACTGGTTGGTGTGATCGATCTGGAGGATGGAGTTCTTCTTCACCACGCCGAAGAGCACCAGCAGACCCAGCATCGAGTACATGTCCAGCTGCTGCTTGAAGATGAGCACGGAGATGAGCGCGAAGGGCACCGTGAGCGGCAGGGACAGGAGGATGGTGACGGGGTGGATCCACGAGCCGAACTGGGCGGCGAGGATGAGGTACATGAAGACGAAGGCCATGGCGAAGGCCACGCCGAAGTTCGCCGCCGTCCGGCCCACCTCGCGAGAGATACCCGCCGGGGCGATCGTGTAGCCGGAGGGCAGCTTCGTCTCGGAGATCATCTTGTTGAACTGCTCCATCACCTGGCCCGAGCTCACCCCGGGCGCCGTGTTGGCGCTCAGGACGATCTGCCGCTGACGGTTCATGCGGTTGATCTGCGAGGGGCCATCCTCGTGCTTGAGCGTCACCACGTCGGACAGCGGCACGGAGCCCAGACGCGCGGAAGGCACGGTGAGCTGACCGATGTCCTCCATGCTGGCGCGCGTGGAGGGCTCGGCGCGCAGCCGCACGTCGTACAGGTTGCCATTCTCCGCGTAGTTGGACACCTCGATGCCACCCACCACCAGTTGCAGCGTGGAGGCCACATCGGG from Melittangium boletus DSM 14713 includes the following:
- a CDS encoding thiamine phosphate synthase; this encodes MIPRLVVITDWRLPRERLLTALERALEVGPEVAVQHRHPEAPVRQFLEEARVLAGLCRARGNSLFINGRLDVALLVGAHLHLPAGGLTPGDVRPHLPEGRLVSVAVHDEAEARAAWGADLALVSPVFSPGSKPGDTRPTLGPEGFQKLAALLPCPALALGGITPESASRLHGARGFAVISAVLEAEDPAAAARTLSHIQG
- a CDS encoding glycine zipper family protein yields the protein MPNPHTVNDRDGLSSLWLIAQHYRVPLDSLQQRNTHIMNRFPAGHPRHGWLMLGDKVIVPAIETVGQGSSSRQIPGNDFIDGNPWRAFFFVLADEVLPSAKVVRKVLEFPGASQAQYMLSHPEIFGMKPPNPLAPYSLGQHALGQNQSRYLSASTRPGGAPNIKGRPVYIDVNKAQAAGAKIHSTEAICADLDQLVKNDPSLKPRVDKLKDVIRAIEGEVLIEGAVPASAVKSSNAMLLTRSARAVQVVGMAFTVYDVSKATAKSIDRKSIKPITAEGVRQVGGWAAAVAGSKIGFGAGTLVGIETGPGAILFGVGGALIFGTAGYLGADWLADFIDEN
- a CDS encoding dipeptidase, which gives rise to MPPTSRDVLELHRRWCIADSHADSLMWNRDLCARSDEGHVDFPRLFEAGMKLQCFTLVTRGFPVVDGFEAFATMRGWPPEARANEWTRALWQIDRLEEFCRRSEGRVRITSSGRALEENLAEGRLSAVLGVEGAHAIEGRVERVAELHARGVRFMGLTHLSNNEAGGSSFPMMGNRPLSPLGRSVLEEMTRVGMSVDLAHASERTLEDILAHPTARYFSSHTGVRAEGGGWRNLTDEVLRRIAERGGVAGIILAPVYLGGDAIDDVVRHIEHALGVMGEEAVGIGSDYDGMVALPRGFQDVTDLPKLTEALLRRHPEARVERVLGGNFRRFFRETLGD
- a CDS encoding YebC/PmpR family DNA-binding transcriptional regulator; amino-acid sequence: MGRIFETRKTTMFARWNKMAKLFTRISKDIAIAVKAGGTSPDSNPALRRALQNARAGNMPKDKVEAAIKRASGQDTKSYDVVIYEGYGPHGIPIMVETATDNVVRTVANVRMHFKDGGGNMGNTGSVGFLFKHMGVFRLNPEGIDQEALELDLIDHGLEEMGEGTGEKGEKQLIIRCAFNDFGRMQHVLEERGLAVLSSESEYIALNPVELPEDKAQEVLEVVDALEQDEDVQKVFHALA
- the thiS gene encoding sulfur carrier protein ThiS, which encodes MTIWVNGQAREVPEGMTLAALLASLEVGGPGVAVEVNAEVVRRARHAEHALSPQDRVEIVTFVGGG
- a CDS encoding thiazole synthase, translated to MSIQDKPLVIAGVTFQSRLIVGTGKYPSHEVMKQCHEASGSEMVTVAVRRLDLAAKGEASLMNWIDRSRMRLLPNTALCYTAEDAIRTCRLAEELGMSKWVKLEVLGDEKTLYPDVEETVKAARVLVKEGFTVLPYTSDDPITARKLEDAGCAAVMPLGAPIGSGLGIRNPHNIRLIREVVKVPVIVDAGVGSASDAAIAMELGVDAVLMNTAIAGAKDPVRMARAMKLAVEAGRESFLAGRIPRKAYASASSPLEGLVE
- a CDS encoding alpha/beta fold hydrolase: MLHTLTLNGVPLPYRDEGHGPPVLLFHAFPLHGEAFMKQVKALSDRYRFILPDVRGLGRGAPPSGPTEMALIARDALALLDALNVESVVVGGVSMGGYASMALLREDPGRVRGLVLVDTQATADDEAGRARREASAQEALREGPEAFVRTMLPRLVAAGPESDVGQEVAALIRAASPEGLAAAQRGMALRPDSKDILARYAGPALIVVGEKDAITPVDKARQMADLISGARLEIIPDAAHLPNQEQPDAFNAVLDRFLSGL